The Candoia aspera isolate rCanAsp1 chromosome 6, rCanAsp1.hap2, whole genome shotgun sequence genome has a segment encoding these proteins:
- the COPS9 gene encoding COP9 signalosome complex subunit 9, whose protein sequence is MKPAVDEMFPEGAGPYVDLDEAGGSTGLLMDLAANEKAVHADFFNNFEDMFDDDDIQ, encoded by the exons ATGAAGCCGGCGGTGGACGAGATGTTTCCCGAGGGTGCGGGGCCCTATGTGGACCTTGACGAG GCTGGAGGAAGTACAGGTTTATTGATGGATCTAGCAGCTAATGAAAAGGCAGTACATGCAGACTTCTTTAATA ATTTTGAAGATATGTTTGACGATGACGATATCCAGTGA